A single region of the Thermoanaerobacter uzonensis DSM 18761 genome encodes:
- a CDS encoding amino acid permease codes for MASSSLFRKKTLDMVLSETEAAEYKLKKTLTAIDLIALGLGAIIGTGIFVITGVAAAEKAGPAIVLSFIIAGLACAFAAISYAELASIFPIAGSTYNYTYIAMGEFIAWIIGWDLILEYVFALPAISLGWSGYFTNLLASVGINIPAWAANSAWQAAGGLVNLPAMGILLVIAILNYIGVRETATVNNIGVAFKVFVVLFFIFVAAWHIKPVNWHPFMPYGWQGIFHGAAIIFFAYIGFDAVSTAAEETKNPAKDMPIGILGSLGISTLLYIAVSAILTGVVSYTELNDPAPVAKALNLIGLNWARGLVSLGAIVGITTVLLVMFYGSTRIIFAMSRDGLLPPVFSKVHPRFRTPSLAIYLIGIVTMLVAGFLPINIIAELVNIGTMLAFILTSIGVIVLRYKQPDLPRKFKAPGVPWTPLLAIAFVLSLMVSLPWQTWVRLIVWLIIGLFIYFGYGRHHSILAKTSER; via the coding sequence ATGGCAAGTTCAAGTCTGTTTAGAAAGAAAACTTTAGATATGGTCTTATCAGAAACAGAAGCTGCTGAATACAAATTGAAAAAAACTTTAACTGCCATTGATTTAATTGCATTGGGATTGGGCGCAATCATAGGTACGGGTATATTTGTTATCACTGGTGTTGCCGCTGCCGAAAAAGCAGGTCCTGCAATTGTGCTTTCTTTTATTATAGCTGGATTGGCTTGTGCTTTCGCAGCAATTTCATACGCTGAATTAGCGTCAATATTCCCAATTGCAGGTTCTACCTATAACTATACTTATATTGCAATGGGAGAATTTATAGCTTGGATAATAGGATGGGACTTAATACTCGAGTACGTTTTTGCACTTCCTGCAATTTCGTTAGGTTGGTCTGGTTATTTTACCAACCTCCTAGCAAGTGTAGGAATAAATATCCCTGCCTGGGCAGCCAACTCTGCATGGCAAGCAGCGGGAGGACTTGTTAATCTTCCAGCAATGGGAATTCTTCTTGTCATTGCAATCTTAAACTACATCGGGGTAAGAGAAACCGCTACGGTTAATAATATTGGCGTTGCCTTTAAAGTATTTGTTGTTCTTTTCTTTATCTTTGTCGCTGCATGGCATATAAAACCAGTCAATTGGCATCCTTTTATGCCTTATGGATGGCAAGGAATATTCCACGGCGCTGCAATTATCTTTTTCGCATATATAGGTTTTGATGCTGTTTCTACAGCTGCTGAAGAAACAAAAAATCCAGCCAAAGATATGCCTATTGGAATTTTGGGATCTCTTGGAATAAGCACCCTTTTGTACATCGCTGTTTCAGCAATTTTGACAGGTGTTGTTTCATACACAGAGTTAAATGATCCAGCCCCTGTTGCAAAAGCTCTAAACTTGATAGGTCTAAACTGGGCAAGAGGACTTGTTTCATTAGGTGCTATTGTAGGTATCACAACAGTTTTACTTGTTATGTTCTACGGATCTACAAGAATAATCTTTGCTATGTCTCGTGATGGGCTTTTACCACCTGTTTTCTCAAAAGTTCATCCAAGATTTAGAACACCTTCTCTGGCTATATATCTTATAGGAATTGTAACTATGTTAGTAGCAGGATTTTTACCAATTAACATAATCGCAGAACTTGTAAATATAGGAACTATGTTAGCTTTTATACTCACTTCTATCGGTGTAATAGTATTGAGATATAAACAACCAGATTTACCAAGAAAATTTAAAGCCCCAGGTGTACCATGGACACCCCTTTTGGCAATAGCCTTTGTACTTTCACTTATGGTATCTCTCCCCTGGCAGACATGGGTGAGGCTCATTGTATGGCTTATAATAGGGCTTTTCATTTATTTCGGTTATGGAAGACACCACAGTATACTGGCCAAAACGTCAGAAAGGTAA